ACCCTGAAGGATCTTGCGCACCTCCTGGAATGCAGGGGTACCCTGGGTCAACTCGCTTTCGGTCTTTTCTGCGCCACCGATTATCACGAAAGGCTGGTGGTAACCCACCGAACGTGGTGAGGACGTCACGCCACCGAGGGCCCAAATCGAAAGTGACGGGCACCTTCTCCACCTCGAACGAATCCACCGCCTCCTTCAACAACAGCGCGTATTTCCTGGATTCGAGTTTAGCGGGGGAGACAGTTTGACCAACCTGGTGAGGGTTGGCTGGCGCTCCGATATCGCAGTGAGCACGTGAGGCAGCTGCTCGCCGTAACGACGCAGGTACGCGCTCGAGTACGCGAAGTCGACGCAGCCCGATAAATCCCAGTTGCTCTTGTACTCCAGAGAGTCCAGCAGCCGCTCAAGGGCGCTGCGGTCCTCGCGCTCGGAAAGGCAGCCCGCagcgagcagctgcaggcgaAGGTGGTCGGCCAGCGAATTGAGGTCCGGCTCAATGGCGGCAAATACCCTCGAGAAGTTCGCGGGGGTCAGGAACTTCAGCTGGCTCAGTCTGTAGCAGGCCTCCGcaagctgcgcggcgctaAACTGGTCGAGGTTGTCCATGATCAGGGTCGACAGGCGCCGAAGCAAGAACCCCTTCAGCAGCCTGGGGCGTGTTGAAACGGTGTTCGATAAGGCGCACATACCCAGTCTTAGCGAGCGCTCGCAACGTATGCATCACGTCGTTGGCGGTGAACCTGTCCGTCAGCTCGCACAACTTCTCGCACAGCAGCGCGTAGTAGATCTTGTCGCGGGAGCCTCGCTTGTAGGCGGTCTGCAGCGCCAGGTTAAGCGCGTCAGGCGTCGCAGAGTCGATCTCCACAgtcagctgctgcttggAGTACTCGAAAATGGACTCCGAGTCGGCCCCCgtggcggcagcggcgtAGGCCACCTGCGCCAGTTCCCGGGGCTGGCCGCCCTTCTCAACCATGGTGGCGGCGATCTTGGACAACAGCGACCGGCCGCGCTCGGCATTGGCCGGCCCGGTGCCAGGCGCCGAGCTGCCGGACGACTGCACTATCGCCGCAACACGCAGCGCGAAGTTGCCCATGTACGATGAGTTCAGGCTGGGCAGCCGGCTCTCGACCTGGCACAGAATCTCGCCGAAACGGTCGTCAGACAGGGCGCTGCGGCGCTCTGAGACGCCGCTGGCGAGGAACTTGAGCGCGTCGTACAGCTCATGGGTCTCGACGCAGGAGCCCGGCGATAGAAGGCTGTAGCAGTCGTCCGCGCTGCGGAACACCCGCCGCGAGAGCGCTCGCTCGGCCCAACGGGGCGCAGTTATGCGGAGAAAAGACGCCATTTGTTACCACGGCTAACAAAAATTAACGAGGTTGCACCGAACGCCGCACACAGCGCGCTCCGGCTACTGCGTATGTGTGGGAGCGACGGCACTCCAGCTGGCAAGCGATGCCGCCACGTACACGCTGCCGGCACACAGCGCCGACATGTAGAGCCCTCCGCCCAGGTGAGGCACCGGGGAAGCGGTAAAGAACACAGCTGAGCACCAGTGGGTTGTGTAACGGTGGCACTTACTAGGGTCGACGCCGACCAAGCCGCTCCCAAGCAGGCCCCCGTAGACCAGCAGGTCGTTCACGAACGCCATTCCTGCAACCATGTGGACCTATGAACGCCTGTTGGTACCCGACAGGATGATGTACAGCGACGAGCACGCCAGCACTAGCTCCTGGGCGAAGTAGGTGGGCACAACCTTGATCAGAGCCGCCAGTATCAGCTGCGCGTTGTGAATGCCGAACGACGCATCACACACCGATGACACCAGTAGCATGTGCAGGGGGTACAGCACCGGCAGACAGACGGAGACCCAAATTGGCACGTGGGctctgccaaccaccagGTGCAGCAACCCCAATCCGATGCGGTAAGAAACGTTGGCGAATATGCCGCAGACGCAGAGGATCTCAAACACCTGTAACGCAGCATGTATCCACGATAAACCACGCTTCCATACCCAGCCGATGGGTTCCTTCCGCATGTCTGCACGACTTTGCAATGGGCGGTGAGGCGGGCAACTCACCGCGTGGAAACAGGCGCAGGATCCTCAGTGGTCGCATGGACAGACTATTGTCGCGTTTCAATCGTGCGCATTGCCATTAACCCACCTGTACGCGAAATTCGCAGCGAGACTGCAGCAGATTGAGTGCACCAGGCCCTCGCCAAAAAGCGGCGCCAGAAGGTTGAACACGATGAAGTAGACCGAGAACGTGTTCACCAGCGGGATGTGCTTACGTGCCATCGCACGCCCGGAGTAGAGGCTGCGCAAGTCTCAACGGACGGGCCCGCTAACTCACAATTTGCACGCATGTGGAACCGCCAGCAGATACACCAACAGCGTAGGGATGCTGCTGGTGTAGCGCTGATAGTGCACAGACAGTATTTGCAATCTACGGCGATGTTTCTCAATTTGACGGTGTGGAGCTCACCTGGAGGTGGTGTCCGTCTGAGGTGAACTCTTCGGCGGCTTCACCGAGATCTCTACGGCACGATAAGACAAACACGCATAAAGGCTATTGGACATGCACCGGACTTGCAGCGACATCATATTGTGTTTGAACAAGTGGTGTACGCTGTTTTCACCGAATTGAGTCGGCGGGGTAACGCACGTACTGAGCGTCGACCTACCCGGTGGAGTCACGCCGAGATCCCTGGCGTCCACTTGCCGTTCGCGCGTTAAACGCAACACGCTCTCCTGATTGGCCCATACACAACCGCTTATGCGATAGTGCCACCTACCACATCGGAACGCAGTTTCTCAAGTTCGCCGGGAGAGTCCGAAAGCACAACGACACTGAGCGGGCGCCTGGCATGATGTCGTGACACGAAGTGGCGTACACATTGACTTACGGGGCGGAGCTGATTGCATTAGACAGCGCAGACGACTCGGCGCGTGCGTCCACTTCGGGTGAAACTGTGAGTATGTCGTCAGGGCCCCTAACACAGGTGTTACTGCGGAAGGCAGGAAGGCACACACAGGTGAAGCGACTCCAGGGTAGCCTCGGGCTGGCTTAGACCGGGCAAGGCGCTCGGCCAAAACGCTGGTACCGATTGGTGGTGCTACATTAGCTGCCTACTGGTTTGCTGGCGCGATGCCGCGGCGTCGGCCGGGGAGACGTTGGCGATGTGCAGCGCGAGCAACGCCAGGCGCCAAAAGGGCCACATCGGCGCAGCACACACCGTTCTAGCACGCCTCAACTAGATTAGTTGCGATATTTGCGATAACATTAGCAACAAGTGACACCGGCGTTGCCCACCGGAGAGCCGCACGGCGCCCGCCGGGAGCTGTGGAAGGTCGGCGCAAGCAGCAACGCTCACAACAAACGCACGATTCCAACGGCGCCCGTGGAGCCTGATCCCTTGGGCATGGAGTCGAAGTCGCACGCGTACGCGACGGAGTAACCGCAGGGGGAGAACTGGACATGGGTCACAGCCACTGGCATGCGCACCTGAATATATATCTCGCAGGGATCCGTGCCAGCCACGGTCATGTAGTACTCGTCGCCGGTGGTTGAAGTGTCCGATTGGTTGGGATTGTCGCCGCTGACGTAGAGCGTGTCCTTGGTCCCCCAGGCGAGGAGCATACCGTCGTTGGAGAAGCTCAGGCTGCTCACCTTGCCTTCGAGGCCGGGGAAGGTGCCGACGCACGTGTAGTCATCCGCGCACGAAAACAGGTGCACGGTGTGGTCGCTGCCGCCTGTGGCCAGCAGGTCACGGCTGCTGTTGTACGCAGTCGCCATCACGATGTGAGAGTGCGCCTGCTCGGACGCACGCACCGTCAGGTCGGGTGACAGGATGTCGATGCGCCCGTCGACCTTCTGCAGCACCAACGCATCGGAGGTGTACATCAGCCCGTAGACCTCGGTGGTGAGCGAGATTGCGGAGGACGCTGGCAGCTCGCAGTCGGCGAACGTGGAAACGTCCGCGCACTGCAGATGGTCGCCACGGTCGAGCAGTGCGATCGTGTTGCCGTCCGAGGACCACGCGCCTGCGTACCACGGGTGCTCGAAACCGCTCCAGATGGTGCACTTGAGCACGGGCTCGGATCCGGCGTTTTGTGGCAGCGAGAACACCTTCACGTATGCGCGGGGGGTCTCGCCTCCCTCCATCAGCAGCAGTGCGAACAGATCCGGGTCCTTAGGGTGCGTCAGGACACGCGTGCACCTCACCGAGAGCGCGCAGTGAGCCGTGAGCCCCTCGGTGTCCAGCACGGTGACGCCGTCACGCGACGCCACGTAGAGGCGAGAGCCGCTGCAGTTGTAGCACAgatccttcaccttcgacttcaggcgcagcgcgtcCGAGGGGATCGGCTGCGGCTTTATCGACCGCGGCATGTCGGCAGTCGTCTTCTTCGGCGACGAGCCCGAAAACAGGCGCTGGTTGAGCAGCTGAGTCGCCATCACGCGTCGCACCAGAAACTGCTCCGCCGTCATGGAAGGAGCCGTGTCGCCGACGGCGATATGCATCGAACGATTGCTCATCTCGGAACTCGACGATATTGCGGACTGAGGCGCGCGAGGGCGCCCGAAGCGGCGCGGCGCGGCGGGCGGGCAATGTGTAGCGACACATTCAATGCACAATGGCAACCGAAGCCGCGAAACCGCGGTTTACCATAAAGAAATGGTCGGGcgtcgcgctctggtcgTGGAACATCGCAGTAGACAACTGCGCGATCTGCAGAAATCACATCATGGACCTTTGCATAGAATGCCAGGTAGGACTTCGGCTGCCTGCGCAACGGGCGTCGCCTCCGCACGCTCCACCTCTCAACCTCGTGCAGGCCGCGGGATCTGAGGACGCCACCAACAACGACGACCGGTGCACCGTCGCCTGGGGAGCGTGCAGTCACGCCTTCCACCTGCACTGCATCTCAAAGTGGCTCAAGACGAGACACGTTTGCCCGCTGGACAACACGCAGTGGGACTTCGCCACGAAGGAGGCGACCTAACAGAGAACTTTGCATTAATTCAGTTCATAAAGATCTTGTGGATCGTGCGCTGGATCAGGGCCATCAGCGCGTCGCCCTGGTCGATGGCGAACGCGAACCCCGAGGGTGGAGCTACACGCGGCACGACCGCATTAGCGATGTACGCCACTGAGTTGCGCCGCGACAACGATATGCCGTTGAAGGTGCCGCGCTTCAGCGCGATGGCTATGCGGTTCTCCAGCGACTGGTTGAACACGGCGGTGTAGAAGAGGTAGCCCCAAAACGGGAACAGCGTCACCACCAGGCTTAAGATGATGGCTCCGTAGTAGGCCAGCGACGAGTGCAGCGTCTCGAAGGTGCCCAGGAACACGTGCGCCTCGGGCACAAACGCAAAGGCCGGAACCAGACTCACGATGATCCAGCAGATGATCATTATCGCGGTCTCCCCCCAGACGGAGAAGTGGTTCAGCCAGTACCAGCTCTTCGAAACGAGGCACACGATCCCGTTCACGGCCAGCACGTGGTGCACGTACATCGCCTGCGAGAACAGGCTGAAGCCTAGGTTCAGCGGGGAGCCGTCCCTGCAGTTGACGTCGGTGGTGTCGGTGAAGCTCAGGATGATCAGCACCTCGAACACCGACAGCCACAGGGCGGCCAGCAGGTAGCTCCAGAACGTCACCGGGTCGTACACTCCGCGGCGGTGCTCCAGGCGGCGGTGCCAGCGCTTGGACAGCCAGTTTGACCccaggctgcgcagcaggtAGCGCACCAGCTGGTTCACGGGCTTCGTGCTCCACGTGTTGTAGAGAATGGGGTAGCGCGTCAGCAGGGTGTGCGGCACCTCCCGGTCCAGTATCACGTAGAACATCAGCGGGAACGACGTGAAGAACAGATTGATGACCTGCTTGCTCCATGTGTTGAACACGCTCACGCCGCTGAATCCGGTCTGGAAGTTGTAGATCACGTTCACAAAGCTGAAGCTGAAGTTGCGGAATATGCAAAAGTAGAGCAGGAACTTGTTCTTGCGCAGGGCCTCGCGGCCGTGCACAAACAGCAGCTGGCGCAGAAACCGGAACTGCGCTATCGTGAAATCGGCCGagcggcacgcctggtggcCCTCTCGGCCGTCTATTCCCACGCCGACGTCCGCCGCGAGGATCATGTCGACGTCGTTCGCGCCGTCGCCAATGGCAAGCGACGTGCCGTACGCGTTGAGCTTGGAGTTGTCGCGGGTCAGCAGGAACTTCTGCTTGTGGGTCATGCGGCACGCGATGACGACTCCGGCGAGCTGCGCCAGCCGGAAGAACTGCGCCTTGAGCTCCTCGTCGGCGTACACGGTCTGCAGGACCTCGCCGGTAACGGTCACGCAGAACTTCGAGAACTCCGGGGCCGAGCTGCGGCGTctgcgctgctgcggtTCCGGCACTTCCACTGCGCAGATGTTGCAGAACACGGAGCGCACCACCGGCAACTCCGATTTGCTGCCCATCCTTGACGGGCCCACGCAGTTTAAGATATGCATAGCAATTTCACTAGAAACCACGTGAGGGTCGGGGTCGCTCAAGACGGCGTTGCACGTGTCGTCGTCCACGATGTTGGTGGAGCGGCCGATGCTCAGCGCAGTCTCCAGCTTGTCGCCAGTCAGGACCCAAATCAGGATGCCGGCCTCCTTCAGGTCGCGGATCACGTCGCCCACGtcctcctgcagcaggtCCTCGATGCCTGAGCAGCCCACCAGCTTCATATCACGCTCCATGTCCGCCACCACGTTGGCCACCGCGTCATCGCGGCTCTCGCcggccagcagcgccgtggCGTAGGATTCGTGCCAGGCCTGGTACTCCGGGGCGCTCAGCTCACGGACGGCAAACACCAACGTCCGGAGGCCGACAGTTGCAAAGTCGTGCAACTGTTCCTGTATGTCGGAGACCTTGATGTGCTgggtgctgcgcagcagcgacagcaACGCGCTGTCAGCGCCCTTGCACAGCGTGAGGATGCGGCCGTCGCCGCCCTGCACCACGACGCTCATGCACTTGCGACTGGAATCGAACGCAACGGCGTCGAGGATCGTGAACCGCAGCGCCGGCACGTAGCCATCCTCCTTCGACGAGAGCCAGAGCTCGTAGTCCTCCGTGCTCAACATCAGCTTCTGGGCCTCTGGCGTTACCAGGGAGATGTCTATCTCAGTCACCGTCCGGCGGTTCGTAAATACGCACCCGAGCTCCGCTATGCCGTTGAGAAGCGCTAGCTCGTCGGGTGAAGCCGCGTCGTACTCCACGGGCACGTTGTCGATCGCGACCAACCTGGTCGCGCCATCCACGGTCTTCAGCACGCGCTCAGGGCGGCGCTTGATTTCCTCGCCGTTCACCTTGCGTATGACCACGCTATGGCACAAGCTGCCAACCAGCACGAATTCGCGCAGCATCTTGCGTATCTCAGGGTCCTGGCGGTTGTACATGCTCCAGAATTGCTCCCCACACCGGGGCGTCGACACGTTGCCCACAGCGCCGAACCCCAGCGCCTTCAGGGTCATCACGTTCTGCGTCAAAGTGCCCGTCTTGTCCGTGTATATGTGCGTGACGTGGGCCAGGTCTTCGATCAGCTGGTCGCTGCGCGACTCCGCACGCTTGCCGTCGGAGACCATCTCCGGGTTCCAGCGGATCTGCCACGACTCGGCCATGCGGACCACCTCCCACAGAATTATCAGGTCCACCGGGATCATGgcggccagcagcagcatcaTGCTGCCGCAGGTGACCAGAAACGTGCGCCAGGCGGAGGAGTTGGCGGACACGTGGAGGTAGTCGTGGTCGGCGGACATCGTCAGCTGCCAGTAGACGCCCATCAGGGCCGAGATCAGCACGCACCCGAACATGATGATCATCACAGTGAACATGTTGCGCTGGTAGACGCCCTCGAGCTTGGAGTTCTTGCGCCTGGAGCTGCCGATGGAGCCCTTCAGCAAACGGGTCTGGTGCCCGACGTACACGGCGACGCAATACGCCCACTGCGTGTTCACCATGGACGTCCCTcggagcagcagctggtcgaaaTGCAGCTGCACCTTGTGGATTGTGGTGCCGATCTCCGGGAGGCTCTCGGCGGGGTCCCCGCGCAGGGAGGGCATGCTGCGCAGAAGCTTCAAGCGGCTGGCCTGCAACTCATCCGCGTCGTCGTTGGTGTAGTACGCCATGCCCGAAAACGAGTTCAGGTTGTCCGAGGGTGGCTCGCACACGATTTTTATCTGGGCGCGTGCCGCCTCCTCGTCGTTGCGGAACAGCGCGGCCAGCTTGGGGACCACGTGCTTGTACTTCACGTTCGACTCGCCGTCTGCGTTCTTGGTCTCGATGTTGCAGACGCCGTGCTCGTCGCAGCAGTTGAGCAGCACCAGGTCGGACGGGAAGTACTCGTATGCATGTACCTTTACGATGTCGCCGACGCAGATGTCCTGCTGCTtcatcttcagcagcttgccGCCGCGGAAGACGTGGACGGTGCGCCCGTTCTCCTCTCGGTCGTTCCGCCACCGCGCCAGGTCCGACGCCAGCTCGCGCGCCACGCAAACGGCCACGACGAACACCACGGGGATCAGGTATGTGGGGAGCCCGTTGGAGTCCGACACCTCCTTGATCAGTTGCAGAAACGACACGCCCAGGAATATCAGGTTGCCCAGCCGGGTCATCTGGAACAGCAGCACGCGGGGAAGGAACGACAGCAACGAGTACTTGGTCGTTCTGATGAAGTTCGACCGCCGCGAGCCGCGGAGGAAGGCCAGGCGGTTGGCCTCATCCGCGGCAGCCTCGGTAGACACGGTCGAATCGTGATCCTTCCGGCGGAAACACCTTTCGAAAAAGTCCAGCAGCCGAGTCCAGTGCCTGCTGAGGAAAGAATCCTGCACTGGCACGTAGAACGGCTCGTACACCGTGCCGCGGTGCTCCGAGTAGTTGGTCACCAGGTACACCTTGCCTTCGTACGGCTCGGATTCCTGTCTGCCAAATAGCCGGCTTAGCCATGGCCACATCTTGACGGAGAGCAGCCGCGATCCAGCGCTGCCGGGACCACTCGCGGTCGCGCTGCGGGATCAGTGGCCGCCAGGTAGTCAGTGGTTACGTCAACACCTAAACGCTTTGATATTCAGCGTCACCATCTGCGTTAAGTTGTGTGTGTAATACACCGCGCCAGAATCCCCGGAGCGGAGCGGCTTTACGGGATGCAGCGAGGACAGACAATGCAAAGATTGCAGAGACGCCACCATCTCCAAAAATACACGCGCGGCAGTGAAAACTATATGTGCGATATGGACGGCATCCGCGCGGCAATATCCGCGTTGATCCCATGCGGCCGTTGAAACTGTGCCATGCTGTATGCAAGATGTTGATTCGACGCAGTAGGCACCGATCTTTACCACCGGCGTGCGAATACGCCATCAAAACGCCGTCTGTGGCGACGATCACAGACGTGCAGCTCACAAAAAATGCGCGGCGCGAAGGTTGTGCCGCGATCGTTACGACATCGCGCGCCATGTCCACACAGGTTACACACGAGCCGTATGTGCGGGTATCCGACCGACGCCCAAGGCCTCGCCAGCTAAGCAGCACACTACGCTGTGTTAATACGCATCAAATAATTGCCGTTGGTGCGCCTTGGTTAGGGCTGGTGCCGGAAACCGTACATTTACGCGCCCCGGGAAGGCCGAAGCGCGGCACACGCAGTGTGACATTAATTTAGAATAGCGTAGGCGCACCAAATATGGTACGTATTAACAGGAAGGTCTTGTGCgcggccgccgccgtcgccatcGGACTTCTCCACAGTGTAGAGAGCCAGCCGCAGTCCGCCAACGAGTCTGACTTGAGCGGCAATCCCTGTAAGTGGCCGTTGGGAGATGACACATAGACCCGCAGCTGCGAACGACAACCCGGCCAATGTTGCGGCGCCACGCATCGAGTTCGAGCCCTTCGAAGACGAAGTCGACCCTGAGCTTGAGGCCACCGGTAAGGTCGACGGCACGTGGCCGCAAAGCGCTGCGCAGATGAAGTCAAGGTGCCGCCGAAGAAGCAGGAGTTGTTCGACATGGACCTGATGATGAGTCCGCTGCTCTCCCAGATGCCCAAAAGCTTCAGAAGGCACTACTGCTACTTCCTGTTCTACTGCGTCGGAATGCTGGTGTACGGATGGATTGGGTACGAGACCAACAAGCAGCGGGTCAAGAGGGTCATCGCGGCTCTGAAGCCCGTGCTGCAGGAGAACTTCGCGTTCATCGCCGACGAGCCGCACTGCTACGAAGCGCTGAGGTGGCACAAGTTCCAGGCCTACGCGTCTGGGCGCACGAGCTGTGACCGCCTCTTCATCGATTTCGATCTGGTCAAGCGGCAGTGCATGTGGCACAGGTGGGTCTTCCGCCACATGTTCCGAATGGAGGACACCATGACCATCGAgatgatgctgcccaaaatGGTTGGTAAAACAGTCGGTTGCACACGCAAATACGGTTCAGGATTGCATCGTGTTCGCGATCACGCACAAGATGACGAACAAGCTGTTCATCAAGAAGAACCAGGAGGTGGCCAACACCACGTACGTGCTGGACTCGAGCGAACTTCCCCCGACGCACCGGGCCTACATTAACGGCACCGAAAAGTGCTTCGCGAAGTACGCCTCGTACGTCATCGCAGCCTGCCAGGAGTTCATGCCGCACCTCATCCACTTCTACGCTGCCGACGCAGTGCCCGAGGCAGAAGGCTACCGCCAGTGGCGGCAGATCGTTCTGAAGGTGAGGGTGGGCGACGACGACCAGCTGGCTGCCAAGGTGCTCGCGGCGGCCATCCACATCGCCGACTACA
This genomic stretch from Babesia bigemina genome assembly Bbig001, chromosome : III harbors:
- a CDS encoding THO complex subunit 3, with product MATQLLNQRLFSGSSPKKTTADMPRSIKPQPIPSDALRLKSKVKDLCYNCSGSRLYVASRDGVTVLDTEGLTAHCALSVRCTRVLTHPKDPDLFALLLMEGGETPRAYVKVFSLPQNAGSEPVLKCTIWSGFEHPWYAGAWSSDGNTIALLDRGDHLQCADVSTFADCELPASSAISLTTEVYGLMYTSDALVLQKVDGRIDILSPDLTVRASEQAHSHIVMATAYNSSRDLLATGGSDHTVHLFSCADDYTCVGTFPGLEGKVSSLSFSNDGMLLAWGTKDTLYVSGDNPNQSDTSTTGDEYYMTVAGTDPCEIYIQVRMPVAVTHVQFSPCGYSVAYACDFDSMPKGSGSTGAVGIVRLL
- a CDS encoding RING FINGER, putative; the encoded protein is MATEAAKPRFTIKKWSGVALWSWNIAVDNCAICRNHIMDLCIECQAAGSEDATNNDDRCTVAWGACSHAFHLHCISKWLKTRHVCPLDNTQWDFATKEAT
- a CDS encoding membrane protein, putative, whose product is MVRINRKVLCAAAAVAIGLLHSVESQPQSANESDLSGNPSANDNPANVAAPRIEFEPFEDEVDPELEATDEVKVPPKKQELFDMDLMMSPLLSQMPKSFRRHYCYFLFYCVGMLVYGWIGYETNKQRVKRVIAALKPVLQENFAFIADEPHCYEALRWHKFQAYASGRTSCDRLFIDFDLVKRQCMWHRWVFRHMFRMEDTMTIEMMLPKMDCIVFAITHKMTNKLFIKKNQEVANTTYVLDSSELPPTHRAYINGTEKCFAKYASYVIAACQEFMPHLIHFYAADAVPEAEGYRQWRQIVLKVRVGDDDQLAAKVLAAAIHIADYTKNYTVMDKTREAMTKARQDMIAVLFKAEIKRQKEEAKEAKEESKLTPEKIKKLEKKALARPTPRVKVIR
- a CDS encoding phospholipid-translocating P-type ATPase, flippase family protein, putative, coding for MWPWLSRLFGRQESEPYEGKVYLVTNYSEHRGTVYEPFYVPVQDSFLSRHWTRLLDFFERCFRRKDHDSTVSTEAAADEANRLAFLRGSRRSNFIRTTKYSLLSFLPRVLLFQMTRLGNLIFLGVSFLQLIKEVSDSNGLPTYLIPVVFVVAVCVARELASDLARWRNDREENGRTVHVFRGGKLLKMKQQDICVGDIVKVHAYEYFPSDLVLLNCCDEHGVCNIETKNADGESNVKYKHVVPKLAALFRNDEEAARAQIKIVCEPPSDNLNSFSGMAYYTNDDADELQASRLKLLRSMPSLRGDPAESLPEIGTTIHKVQLHFDQLLLRGTSMVNTQWAYCVAVYVGHQTRLLKGSIGSSRRKNSKLEGVYQRNMFTVMIIMFGCVLISALMGVYWQLTMSADHDYLHVSANSSAWRTFLVTCGSMMLLLAAMIPVDLIILWEVVRMAESWQIRWNPEMVSDGKRAESRSDQLIEDLAHVTHIYTDKTGTLTQNVMTLKALGFGAVGNVSTPRCGEQFWSMYNRQDPEIRKMLREFVLVGSLCHSVVIRKVNGEEIKRRPERVLKTVDGATRLVAIDNVPVEYDAASPDELALLNGIAELGCVFTNRRTVTEIDISLVTPEAQKLMLSTEDYELWLSSKEDGYVPALRFTILDAVAFDSSRKCMSVVVQGGDGRILTLCKGADSALLSLLRSTQHIKVSDIQEQLHDFATVGLRTLVFAVRELSAPEYQAWHESYATALLAGESRDDAVANVVADMERDMKLVGCSGIEDLLQEDVGDVIRDLKEAGILIWVLTGDKLETALSIGRSTNIVDDDTCNAVLSDPDPHVVSSEIAMHILNCVGPSRMGSKSELPVVRSVFCNICAVEVPEPQQRRRRSSAPEFSKFCVTVTGEVLQTVYADEELKAQFFRLAQLAGVVIACRMTHKQKFLLTRDNSKLNAYGTSLAIGDGANDVDMILAADVGVGIDGREGHQACRSADFTIAQFRFLRQLLFVHGREALRKNKFLLYFCIFRNFSFSFVNVIYNFQTGFSGVSVFNTWSKQVINLFFTSFPLMFYVILDREVPHTLLTRYPILYNTWSTKPVNQLVRYLLRSLGSNWLSKRWHRRLEHRRGVYDPVTFWSYLLAALWLSVFEVLIILSFTDTTDVNCRDGSPLNLGFSLFSQAMYVHHVLAVNGIVCLVSKSWYWLNHFSVWGETAIMIICWIIVSLVPAFAFVPEAHVFLGTFETLHSSLAYYGAIILSLVVTLFPFWGYLFYTAVFNQSLENRIAIALKRGTFNGISLSRRNSVAYIANAVVPRVAPPSGFAFAIDQGDALMALIQRTIHKIFMN